The Blautia hydrogenotrophica DSM 10507 genome window below encodes:
- a CDS encoding FmdE family protein, producing the protein MSEKEEMWLTRCIEFHGHECGGLWIGFKAALYVRKLLDVEHSSDEELVCVAENDACGVDAIQVMLGCSVGKGNLLFKLRGKQAFNFYWRDGRRAVRLLLKETMSMGREEKLEYLKKTPPEELFSVEELHDTPPSEARIFSSVKCDGCKELTAENMLRLQNGKKLCLDCYRPYTRFIL; encoded by the coding sequence ATGTCAGAAAAAGAAGAGATGTGGCTGACCAGGTGTATTGAATTTCACGGCCATGAGTGTGGCGGACTCTGGATTGGATTTAAAGCGGCTTTGTATGTGAGAAAGTTGTTGGATGTAGAGCATTCTTCGGATGAAGAATTGGTGTGCGTGGCAGAAAACGATGCCTGTGGAGTGGACGCAATTCAAGTTATGCTAGGTTGCAGTGTAGGAAAAGGAAATCTTTTGTTTAAACTTAGAGGAAAGCAGGCCTTCAATTTTTATTGGAGAGATGGTCGAAGAGCAGTGCGTTTGCTGTTGAAGGAGACCATGTCTATGGGCAGAGAGGAAAAATTGGAATATTTGAAAAAGACTCCGCCGGAGGAGCTATTTTCGGTGGAAGAGCTTCACGATACACCGCCCTCTGAGGCCAGAATTTTTTCGTCTGTGAAATGTGACGGCTGCAAAGAGCTGACGGCGGAGAACATGCTTCGTCTACAGAACGGGAAGAAGCTTTGTCTGGATTGTTATCGGCCATACACAAGATTTATCCTATAG